One window from the genome of Anguilla rostrata isolate EN2019 chromosome 5, ASM1855537v3, whole genome shotgun sequence encodes:
- the LOC135255841 gene encoding homeodomain-only protein-like — translation MASNGENEDSVVNLDLTKEQIEQLEDNFMRVSKHPDGTTLMIIAAECGLSEEDAAKWFRMRNAQWRKSEGLPAKLGSVMD, via the exons ATGGCTTCGAATGGGGAAAACGAAGATTCTGTGGTGAACTTGGATCTAACGAAGGAGCAAATCGAACAGCTGGAGGATAACTTTATGAGAGTCAGCAAGCATCCAGATGGGACGACTCTCATGATAATCGCGGCAGAGTGCGGACTGTCCGAAGAAGATGCAGCA AAGTGGTTCAGGATGCGCAACGCTCAGTGGAGGAAGTCCGAGGGCCTGCCGGCCAAACTGGGATCGGTGATGGACTGA
- the med28 gene encoding mediator of RNA polymerase II transcription subunit 28 produces MASSMGGMFPGQQPPGSHPAGGPGAPGQPGLLPVASGSRNQSNNTLVDDLEASFEACFASLVSQDYVNGTDQEEIRTGVDQCIQKFLDVARQTECFFLQKRLQLSVQKPEQVVKEDVSELRNELQRKELLIQKHLSKIHHWQQVLEDINVQHKKPTELPQGPLAFLEQASANIPAPMKPN; encoded by the exons ATGGCTTCTTCTATGGGAGGTATGTTCCCTGGTCAACAACCGCCTGGCTCTCATCCTGCAGGTGGCCCGGGCGCTCCCGGGCAGCCAGGCTTACTACCGGTCGCTTCTGGGAGCAGGAATCAGAGCAATAACACTTTGGTGGATGATCTCGAGGCTTCTTTCGAG GCTTGTTTTGCATCTCTTGTAAGTCAGGACTATGTGAACGGCACCGATCAAGAAGAAATCAGGACCG GTGTTGACCAGTGTATCCAGAAATTCTTAGACGTCGCCAGACAGACTGAGTGCTTCTTCCTACAGAAGAGGTTACAGTTGTCAGTGCAGAAACCAGAGCAAGTTGTGAAGGAG gatGTGTCAGAGTTAAGGAATGAGCTGCAGAGAAAAGAGCTGCTCATTCAGAAGCACCTCAGCAAAATCCACCACTGGCAGCAGGTACTGGAAGACATCAATGTTCAGCACAAGAAACCGACAGAGCTTCCCCAGGGTCCACTGGCTTTCCTGGAACAGGCTTCCGCTAACATTCCCGCCCCTATGAAACCAAACTGA